The DNA region GGAGCTCGAGCGAATCGCAAAGAGTCTCCCCGCGTTCGTTAATGCCGGAGAATTACCAAGCCTTAATGTACGCTGACTTAAAAGATATTAACCGTGCTAATATCTCGGCCATCCGATCGAGCCCGTCGCGGAAAACATAGCACCGAGGCCCGCGAGTGCGAGAACGTGACGTAGTGCAGTAACGCGTAAATAGATAAGCGGGAGGGGCAAAAGGATAACGTGCCCGTATCAAGAATCGCTCGCGCTCACCTGCTGCTAGTCCGAAGACAAAAGCAACTAGGATCTGTGCTGTATATTCTCTCACTACCTatgtttctctctccctccctctctctgtctGTCCCGCTTGCCTCTGCCAATCCGATCGGGACGTGACTTCTGAACCGATCACAACCAGTCCGCCGCGCAATAATCGTAATCGTAATGATCGCAGGGGACCGGTCGCACGCGCGAATCTCATCAATAACTTTCCCTGCCCCGCGTTACTCCCATCAGCGCGGACGACGACGGAGTGCCGCGAATTCCGAGAATTCCCTACCGTAAATGGCGCGGCGGGAACAGGAAGGGGTACGTCACGTGACCGCGAGGCCAATCGCGCATGCGCCTCCCTCTGCGGTTTTCCCAGTGCATGCAAGCCTATAGCGACACgtattatctatatatatatatatacacacacacacatatgcaGCCTctcgacccctgaaaatttctGTTATCAATCAATCGGCTGATTACTCTTCTACTCTATCTAGGACTTATCAGGACGAGCAAACCTATACTATCCTTGTGCAACgatcttttttcatttatagtaTCGAGATATGTACTGATAACTGGCGAATTGATGGTTTCTCTTATTATTACATCATATCCTGTTCTCTGGACTCGCgctgtttaaaatatattattacacGGAGTACAGTAATTGTATAAAGAATACTTTCTTAAAAATCTTTACAATACATCGTACAAAATctcttgtaaaatataaaaatactgcTTGCATTGAAACGTATAAGTACATATACGTTCGTAAATATAATATCCTGGCGTTGAATTTTTTCATATGTTTCTTCAAAGCGACTTTACACCTCGGAGAATAAAAGGCGGCAGTACGAGGAAGATAGCACCAGTGAGGTATGTCACCTTGCTGCCGACGCACCAGAAAGCTGGAATAGAACACGATGATACACGGGTGTATTTACGCGACTGGGTGGTTTGTTCCTACCTGAGGAAGCTACGACGGGCCCGCAAGCCCGAGCTAATGCCCCGAGGGAACGGAAGACACCTGTTATCGCCCCTTTCTGGTTCTCAGGCCCGATTCGTGTCACCAGTGTCATCATACAAGTTACAACCATGGCAGTGGCTACGGTGCATAAAGACATACAAAGTAGTTTCTAAAATTCATGAGGACGTAGATAGGCGTACACACTCACAAATTGCGAATAGAAGTACTCCGATAGACAGTGTTAATATACTTTCCGCCATCCCTACACACACAAACGCCGGAATTATTAACCATAAGCCCTAAAAATGTTTTTGCGATGTAGTTGGTAGGAAGTAAATAAACGCACAAGTCTTTACGACGATTATCAAAGATATTTACCAGCTCTACAGTCCATTTCGTTTTGTTAGGTGGAATCGTCCTTACCCAACTCCCTTGCAGAAGTGCCATAACCAATCCAATCGCTAGAAACATCCACCCCTGTTGCATACTTGTAAATTCAAACAGATAATGAGTCAAGAACGTCAAGGTGAACTCCAAGCCGCTGTAGATGAACAGATATATGAAGTAAGCGATGCCCAATGTCTTCAAGTTCTGTTTATCTGAAAGGACGCATAATCTTTACCAATGTCAACGGAATAAGATCAAAGAGAAATGTTAAAATATTCACCTTGACAATTTAAGCCGGATACTCCGTTGAACTGGAACAAATCTATGGGATTGATATAAGTGATAGCCCCAGATATACCAGACTTGAGAGTTGTTGCTCTGTGATGAGGTGGTAAGGACTCTTTTAAGCTGCAAGCGATAAAACATACATCGCTGGTTGCTAGGAAGAGGGCGAACACAGCGGGTACTATGTACCAAGCTTTGTCCCTATCATTGCTCGAGATCCAAGCAAAGAAGGCACCTATCATTGGCCCCACAACAAACCCTATGGAAAAAGCAATACCAACAAGtgcctaaaaataaaaaaaataaaaaattgtgactTGATCCATTTCTTCACGTTTCCTTCGCCAATTCCTCTAATCTATACCATTGCTTTTCCCCTTTCCTTTGCAGATGTAACGTCAGAGATAATAGCCATGGATAAACTAATATTTCCTTTGCTAATACCGCCGACGAATCTTGCCAGTACGAAAACAGTGAAATTAAAAGACAGTGCCCACAATAAATAGGACATCATAATGCCTGTTAAACAAAGCAACATCAATGGTTTCCTTCCATAGATATCCGACAATGCTCCTACAATTGGCGAACccaaaaactgtaaaaaggaGTACATAGAACCAAGGAAACCTacaaattaaattatatgcCATTGTTAATGCCCATCTGTAACTCTTTGAattgggaaaaaaaaaaaggaaaccaaCCTCCATAAAGCACAGAACTAACTTTTTCGGGAGCATCAAAAAATTTTCTCGCGCTCTGTACGTAGTGCAAGATTTTGAAATACAGGCCTTGGTCGTTTTCTACGTGCTTATAATAATCTAGTAATGCCGGCAACAGTGGT from Andrena cerasifolii isolate SP2316 chromosome 10, iyAndCera1_principal, whole genome shotgun sequence includes:
- the Rtet gene encoding major facilitator superfamily domain-containing protein rtet isoform X1; amino-acid sequence: MAQIKDNTVKVVFISLLLDLLAFTMILPLLPALLDYYKHVENDQGLYFKILHYVQSARKFFDAPEKVSSVLYGGFLGSMYSFLQFLGSPIVGALSDIYGRKPLMLLCLTGIMMSYLLWALSFNFTVFVLARFVGGISKGNISLSMAIISDVTSAKERGKAMALVGIAFSIGFVVGPMIGAFFAWISSNDRDKAWYIVPAVFALFLATSDVCFIACSLKESLPPHHRATTLKSGISGAITYINPIDLFQFNGVSGLNCQDKQNLKTLGIAYFIYLFIYSGLEFTLTFLTHYLFEFTSMQQGWMFLAIGLVMALLQGSWVRTIPPNKTKWTVELGLWLIIPAFVCVGMAESILTLSIGVLLFAISTAMVVTCMMTLVTRIGPENQKGAITGVFRSLGALARACGPVVASSAFWCVGSKVTYLTGAIFLVLPPFILRGVKSL
- the Rtet gene encoding major facilitator superfamily domain-containing protein rtet isoform X3, with the translated sequence MLPKKLVLCFMEFLGSPIVGALSDIYGRKPLMLLCLTGIMMSYLLWALSFNFTVFVLARFVGGISKGNISLSMAIISDVTSAKERGKAMALVGIAFSIGFVVGPMIGAFFAWISSNDRDKAWYIVPAVFALFLATSDVCFIACSLKESLPPHHRATTLKSGISGAITYINPIDLFQFNGVSGLNCQDKQNLKTLGIAYFIYLFIYSGLEFTLTFLTHYLFEFTSMQQGWMFLAIGLVMALLQGSWVRTIPPNKTKWTVELGLWLIIPAFVCVGMAESILTLSIGVLLFAISTAMVVTCMMTLVTRIGPENQKGAITGVFRSLGALARACGPVVASSAFWCVGSKVTYLTGAIFLVLPPFILRGVKSL
- the Rtet gene encoding major facilitator superfamily domain-containing protein rtet isoform X2, producing the protein MAQIKDNTVKVVFISLLLDLLAFTMILPLLPALLDYYKHVENDQGLYFKILHYVQSARKFFDAPEKVSSVLYGGFLGSMYSFLQFLGSPIVGALSDIYGRKPLMLLCLTGIMMSYLLWALSFNFTVFVLARFVGGISKGNISLSMAIISDVTSAKERGKAMALVGIAFSIGFVVGPMIGAFFAWISSNDRDKAWYIVPAVFALFLATSDVCFIACSLKESLPPHHRATTLKSGISGAITYINPIDLFQFNGVSGLNCQDKQNLKTLGIAYFIYLFIYSGLEFTLTFLTHYLFEFTSMQQGWMFLAIGLVMALLQGSWVRTIPPNKTKWTVELVNIFDNRRKDLDGGKYINTVYRSTSIRNFHCHGCNLYDDTGDTNRA